The DNA segment GCGTCATCCACATCGGGCTCATCGGGCTTTTCATTGACAAGGTGCTGACGATGGTGCAGAGACGGCTGCTCAGTTGGGCATACACGGACGAGAAGTAGGGGGATTGGAATGGAAGAGAGAAAAGCACATCTGAAAATCGAGAACGTAAAGAAAGTGTTTCAGATCAGCGGACAGGAGCTCCCTGTGCTGGACGGCATTACCCTGGACATCAGGGAAGGGGAGTTTGTCAGCATCGTGGGCGCCAGCGGCTGCGGAAAAAGTACGCTTTTGAAAATGATTATCGGCCTGGATCACCCCACTTCCGGAACCATCCGCATCGGGGACAGGATCGTGGAAAAGCCTTCGGTGGACTGCGGCATGATTTTCCAGGAGGCCAGGCTTTACCCCTGGAAGACCGTCCAGTCCAACATCGAGTTCGGAATTACCGGGAAAATGAGCGCCGCAGAGAAAAAGCAGATCGTTCAGGAGCATATTGACCTGGTAGGATTAAAGGGCTTTGAGAAGGCGCTTCCCAAACAGCTCTCCGGCGGTATGCAGCAGCGTGTCAGCATCGCCAGGGCGCTGGTGAACCGGCCGGACGTGCTGCTTTTGGACGAGCCCTTCGGCGCTTTGGATGCCTTGACCCGTATCAACATGCAGAACGAGGTTTTAAGGATCTGGGAAACGGAGAAAAAGACCATGGTTCTGGTGACGCACGATATCGACGAGGCCATCTTCTTAAGCGACCGCATCGTGGTGCTCTCCAGCCGCCCTGGCCGGGTGGAGGAGATTGTGGAGGTGAGCCTTCCGAGGCCGAGAGAGCGCAGCAGCGAGGCGTTTATGAAGATTCGTGCCGGCATTTTCCGCTTCTTTTTCCAGGCGGCAAATTTCGGCGGCAAGCTGGAACAATATGTGTAGGAGATAATTTTGGGGGCTTCCGGTCCGGCGGGCGGGAGGCCCTTTCCCTTTAAAAGGAGAACATTATGAGAGAGCTTTTGAAGCATTCCAAAAAAATCCTAATCGGCGGCCACCGCGGCTGTGAATGCAGGTATCCGGAAAACTCCATTGCAGCCATGGAAGAGGGGATGCGCCAGGGAGCCGATTATCTGGAAATCGACGTGCAGCTTTCAAAAGACGGAAAGGCCGTGATTGTCCATGACGTGAAGCCGGAAAAAGGCGGCCTGACCGGCTATGTCCATGAACATGACTTTTCGGAATTAAAGGCAGCCATTCCAGGGCTCTGTACGCTCAGAGAGGCTTTGGAGTGGGGAAAAGAAAAAGGTGCATGGTTCGGCCTGGAATTAAAGACCGTTCCCTATGACATGAAAAAGGCCAACCGGAAACTTTTAACGGTTATGACAGAAGAGCTTCGACTGACAGGCATGACGGAA comes from the Eubacteriaceae bacterium Marseille-Q4139 genome and includes:
- a CDS encoding ABC transporter ATP-binding protein, coding for MEERKAHLKIENVKKVFQISGQELPVLDGITLDIREGEFVSIVGASGCGKSTLLKMIIGLDHPTSGTIRIGDRIVEKPSVDCGMIFQEARLYPWKTVQSNIEFGITGKMSAAEKKQIVQEHIDLVGLKGFEKALPKQLSGGMQQRVSIARALVNRPDVLLLDEPFGALDALTRINMQNEVLRIWETEKKTMVLVTHDIDEAIFLSDRIVVLSSRPGRVEEIVEVSLPRPRERSSEAFMKIRAGIFRFFFQAANFGGKLEQYV
- a CDS encoding glycerophosphodiester phosphodiesterase; translated protein: MRELLKHSKKILIGGHRGCECRYPENSIAAMEEGMRQGADYLEIDVQLSKDGKAVIVHDVKPEKGGLTGYVHEHDFSELKAAIPGLCTLREALEWGKEKGAWFGLELKTVPYDMKKANRKLLTVMTEELRLTGMTERVFAFGADYQILKELKAQMPELMLGLIVPFVPADPVKLMKEMEAEIYLSYVWNMEKKIVTELHEAGYYVDGAILKEERWINIAREIGVDMYETDFPGIEAARELAG